aaatcatttaattCATCACTAtaagatatttttatattaatatatttcttttttttattattatcgtCATTTTCaacttctttatttatatcattaatattCCATTCGTTAGTATTCCCAAAATCCTCTTcctctatattattttcatcataattaattgtaatatttaattgagaaataataatatttttatcacaaacataatatatgttaGTTTGTAAATTGTCTTCTTCCCTTGTaacatttaattttattttttttgttttttctttttccatCTTGTATTCAAATGTGttgtataataatttcttCAATTTGTTTGCTATATATAAACGAATACTTAACTATGTAGTCTCTATTACTTTCAAACAAAAATTGTAGAATATGCTTTGAATCAGATTATCCTAAGTATATACATAGGATATATAATTCGTATATAGTTTATTGCCTTTCCTACTGTTTCAAATATTCACTGTACTAGCCCTTTTTAGAAAGTATTACGAATGagaaaacgaaaaaaaacacagtatatatattaatgagTTTTCCATTTCACCCAATAGGgccattatatatatgtactcTTAATAATAGTCtcagaataaaaaaagatattcCAGTTTGCTGACCTATATACTCAAGgaaattatgcatatatgtatatatgatttattcataaccccattttttcaattttccTAACTTCTCttacaaataattaatgaaatgaaaaaaatataaaattaaactcattatttagtaaaatatatatatccaatATAAAGgctaaattaataataagaaaaaaaaaaaatataataaagtaagcgtgtaaatatatattccccAACAATATACTACAATCAGGTAGAAGGAATTGCCCCAATTTTGTAGCTCCCTtcgataaatataataaataaaaaaaaaacataaaaaataatgttgtTGCAAATATTGAGAGaaaacaattataaataaaaaataataatgatatattgattaaatataagaaaaaatgaatattataataaatttaaattttattatttatttttgtcgaaaatataaatagcaAAGATACCATTAAATAGTAGTTGCAATTTCCCATACAactgatatatttttttttaatgtcgAACCGCTtaattcaaatttatatgaaaacatcttttttctttagtAAAggatagtaaaaaaataatgaacaaATCGATAATTAGCCCAATTAGTTTtgggaatatatatataactgcTGATGTGGAAAAAGATACagcattttaaaatatgaggAAATGTCATATACcctattatattaatatttaataaaaatcaatACATAATACTTTATAATAGGGGTGATTTGTTAAAAATCTGCATATCCATACATGGGTGTGTACATATATGCAAGTGTGCGAGAAAGATGTCATGAAAAAAGGTTACAtagatataatttataaatcatataaataataatatcaacgaataaaatttattttgtaatttttttgaataataatgcTGTATTATGTCCACCAAACCCTAAATTAgtatttaatgaaaaatcgatattttgttttgatGGTACACATTTATTAGGTGTATAATTAAGATCACATTCCTCATCTTTATGTTCATAATTAATTGTTGGGGgtataatatttgtttgCATAGTTTTTAAGCATATAATAGATTCAATAGCCCCTGCTGCTCCTATACAATGGCCTGTCATACTTTTAGTCGAGGATATATGTAGCTTGTATGCATGATCTTTAAAAACATTCTTAAAAACTTTTGTTTCGATTTGATCATTTAATTTAGTTGATGTTCCATGggcatttatatatttaatatcgGATATACTTATGTtggcattttttattgccTTATTTATAGAATTTGTTAATCCTAAACCATTAGGTTCAGGAGATGTTATATGAAATGCATCACTTTCAGAAGAATATGCTAAAATTTCGCCATAAATTTTtgcatttctttttattgcATGTTCATATGATTCTAGTATTAAAACACCTGATCCTTCACCCATAACAAATCCACTTCTTTTTAAATCAAAAGGTCTACATGCCTTTTTAGGATTATCATTATACCCAACAGCCATTGCTCTTAATGCATTAAATCCAGCAAAACTAATCGGAGTAATACTAGCTTCAGTACCCCCACATATCATAACGtcatattctttatattttatatatcgATATGCTTCACCAATAGTATTTCCTGATGTTGCACATGCACTTAACATGCCAACAGAAATTCCtcttaaattattttcaatagaTACAAGTCCCGATGGTGTATTTGCAATCATTGCAGGTATTAAATATGGGCTTACTCTTTTATGGCCCTTTTcatacattattttcatttctcTTTCTAAAAAGTCCAAGCCACCAATACCACTTCCAATAATTGTTccaattttattactatcaattttatttaaatctaTTTTCGCATCATCTATTGCTAATCTAGTTGCAGCTATAGCATAATGTGTGCAATCGTCATTACGATTTGCatcctttttatttgtataataatCAGGGGggttaaaattttttttatctattGAGCTAGCTATTCCACATGGCATACCTGTTACATCAAATTTTGTTACTTTGTCAATCGAATTATATCCATTAAGTAGGTTCTCCCAAAATTGATTTATTCCAATTCCAACTCCATTTACAACACCAACACCTGTGCATACAACTCTGGAAGTCtggattattataaaaaataataaaaaataatgtacaATTCATACAGATAGCCATATAAAGTTATTGTTGTTTGCTATCATGGCATGCATTTATTTCACacattttatgtttatgtagacctatatacatatatatgtaaaaatatgcaaaaatatgcaaaaagGATATGGCACTTGTTTCTTAAGAAAATActacatatatacaacatggtttaaaacatattttttatattaatatcttACTTcgcaatatttttttaattcatttgcATTGTAAGTGGTGTATAGACTTAAATTCctgattatattttttttatttctttgaGCACTATTCTTGACaaatccatattttttgctaTACACCTGATGATGTTATTACAACAGAAACATAagaatgtatattataaaagatTAAAGAGgtaaaatagaaaaaaaatttataaaattatcattaagttatgaacaaaaaataatttatttcttaacaaaaaatatatattattctaaTATCCCATGTCCTATACTCCCATATGTGTGTTATATCCAGGTATTTATAACACACACAACTATAGGATTAAATAGTGTTGTTCTACAACCACACTTGCACATACTTGggtcttttatatttacaactTTGCGTATGCataacaaaatgaatatttatttatacaagagaaagtataatttttttttgtttttgaaTCAGCAAATTTCATATagatatgtaaaaatatgcatatattatatatgttgtttttttaatacaaagAATGGTTTTCAAAACAAGTaagtgcatatatatagtgtAGAAAATACAAGGGATATAGATCATTTAAGTTCTGTACAaatttatgatatattaaatattttgagaTTACTTGGTGAACCAAAAAGCAGAAAAAGAggaaatttaaaaaaattttcatttttcgttaaataattttataatacaagaatatttttaaggGCCATTTctgtttttctttttttgttgaaaaatattcaaattctttatttttaaattttattgaagagattaaaagaaaaaaaaaacagttGACATATTGAACAAGTATACACACTGTATGCAGGACACTTGTTTTTCGTATTCGACTTGTGCTAacctttttatattttttaacgta
This genomic interval from Plasmodium chabaudi chabaudi strain AS genome assembly, chromosome: 11 contains the following:
- a CDS encoding 3-oxoacyl-acyl-carrier protein synthase, putative — protein: MKIFLNFLFFCFLVHQVYSKKYGFVKNSAQRNKKNIIRNLSLYTTYNANELKKYCETSRVVCTGVGVVNGVGIGINQFWENLLNGYNSIDKVTKFDVTGMPCGIASSIDKKNFNPPDYYTNKKDANRNDDCTHYAIAATRLAIDDAKIDLNKIDSNKIGTIIGSGIGGLDFLEREMKIMYEKGHKRVSPYLIPAMIANTPSGLVSIENNLRGISVGMLSACATSGNTIGEAYRYIKYKEYDVMICGGTEASITPISFAGFNALRAMAVGYNDNPKKACRPFDLKRSGFVMGEGSGVLILESYEHAIKRNAKIYGEILAYSSESDAFHITSPEPNGLGLTNSINKAIKNANISISDIKYINAHGTSTKLNDQIETKVFKNVFKDHAYKLHISSTKSMTGHCIGAAGAIESIICLKTMQTNIIPPTINYEHKDEECDLNYTPNKCVPSKQNIDFSLNTNLGFGGHNTALLFKKITK